Genomic DNA from Luteolibacter sp. Y139:
GGCGAGCGTGTGTGCGTGAGTCTCGCCGGTGACTTCGAGCCGGAGGCCGCGTTGACGGCGGTGGCCGCGAGTTTCGGGGCCTTGCCGGAGCGGCCGCCGTGGGACGCGCCGAGTCCGTTTCCGCCGCCGCCGGTGACCGGGCCGGGCGTCACCCGCCTGCCGCTGGATGCGCCGGAGGCGGCGGCTTTGGTCACGCTTTCGTTTCCGCTGGGGCCGGCTGGCGATGCGGAAGAGATGCTGCGGCGACGTTTGCTAGAGGAGCTTCTGCAGCTCCGGGTTCGCCAGGTGATGCGGGAAGAGCGAGGGGAGAGCTATGCGCCGATGGTGATGCGGAGCTGGCCGGTGAAGGATGGCATCGAGTGGCTGGAGGTGCGCGTCGCTTGTCAGGAAGGCCACGCGGAGGAAACGTCGGCCACCCTGCGGGAGATGATAGCGAATTTCCGCATGAAGGGGTGGACCTGGGATGAATTCCAGCGCGCGCTGCGTCCTCTGCCGCGCACCATCGCCCGCCGGAATCGCAGCCCGTCGGCGGTCTTGGCGAATCTTCAGGCACCGGTCCGGATGCCTGTTCCCGAGCAGCTCGATCCGGCGGCCTTGGCAGGGATGGAGAGCTCGGTGCGGGAACTGGCGCAGCGGGTGTTGGATGTGGAGGCGGTGGTGGAGTTGCGGGTGGATGAGTGAGGGGCGGCTGGGTGAACAGACTTGAAATGGGGAAATATCTGTAATACGGTAATACCGATGACCACCTTGAGCTTCAAAGTGAGCGAGGACGAGGCGAGGGAGATTCGCCGACAAGCGAAGCTCGCCGGCGTCACGGTCTCCGAATTCCTTCGTCGTCGTGCGATGGGAAATGAGCCAGGTGAAGTGGTGGAGAAAATCCGCTGCGAATTCACCGGTGCGGAGATCTTTGCTCCATTGGCTGGAGCCGAGCCACTGACCACGGAAGCCGTGCGCGAGATGCTCGCTGATTTCCCGTGAACTACCTGCTCGATGTCAATGTGCTGGTCGCGTGGGGCTGGGCGGATCACGCCGACCACAAGCGGGTTGTCAGATGGATCGCGTCGACGAAGTCGTCGACCAGTGATTCCCTGGTGACATCATCCATCCCGGAACTTGGTTTTGTCCGTGTCTCTCTCCAGCGTGCTGCCGGACGTCTGACCGTGGAAGACGCCGTGAAGACGCTGCAATCCATGATCGGCTCATTGGGCGGGTCTCATGCGTTCCTGCCAGATGATCAGTCGTCGACCATGGGATTTGCGAATTGGTGCGCGGGAGCCTCGCGAACAACCGATGCGCACTTGCTGGCGTTGGCGGCGCGTCACGGTGCCGAACTGGCGACTCTAGATCTCGGAATACCCGGCGCCTTCGTGATTCCGTCCGTGTAGCTGGGTGCACATGCTTGTCGTGCCCCCTACGAGGCGGTTAAGCTCTGGTATCAGATTGCGCCACCGAATTGTCCGATGAACCCTGAAACACCCATTGTCCTGTTAGGACCGCGGATGACCGATGATTCGGTCACCGTGTGGCGGACGTGCCTGGAGCTCGGCTGGACGCCTGAGCGAATCCAAGGCTGGCGGGTTGCAGAGCATCTCGCGATCTCAGGGCGACCGGTGATGATTTACGGAGAGCCGCTCTTTGCTGAAGCGGTGGCTGACCAGACCGGGTTAGTGCTGTTAGAGCCATCGATCGATTGGCTGACGACGTTGCCCCGGGAGCATCTGCTGCGGGACATCGAGCTGATGACGCTGGGCGAAGCACGCGCGCGGACGTCGCCCGCCTTCGTCAAACCTGCCGATGGCAAGATCTTCGAGCCGAAGGTTTATCCTTCCGGAAACGAGCTTCCCACCGACGAGCACGTGGACATGGACATCCCCGTGTTGCGCTCGGGCATCGTGGATTTCCGGCTCGAGGTGAGATGCTTCGTCCGGCAGCGGAACATCGTTACTCTCAGCCCCTATTGGCGGGATGGTGAACTCGCCCAGGATGAAGGCGGGCAGTGGAGCTTTCTAGAGGACGAAGAAAGCGGAGCCCGGGATTTCGCCGGAATGGTGCTGGCGGATGCTCGTGTGGCGCTGCCGTCGGCATGCACGCTCGACGTCGGTCGCCTGAGCGGCGGCGAATGGGCGGTGATCGAGGCAAATCCCTGCTGGGGTGCAGGGCTGTATGGATGCGACGCGAAGGAAGTGTTGCTCTCCATCCGGGATGCGATTGTGCCGAGAGGCTCGTTGTCTGATGACGACAAGCGCTGGGTTTCCAAGCGACGGGCCACCCTTCTCCCATGAGAGGAAGTCTTTGGTTTGCGCCGAGGGCATTCCAATGGATCGGGGCAATTCCCATCGCAG
This window encodes:
- a CDS encoding ATP-grasp domain-containing protein, yielding MNPETPIVLLGPRMTDDSVTVWRTCLELGWTPERIQGWRVAEHLAISGRPVMIYGEPLFAEAVADQTGLVLLEPSIDWLTTLPREHLLRDIELMTLGEARARTSPAFVKPADGKIFEPKVYPSGNELPTDEHVDMDIPVLRSGIVDFRLEVRCFVRQRNIVTLSPYWRDGELAQDEGGQWSFLEDEESGARDFAGMVLADARVALPSACTLDVGRLSGGEWAVIEANPCWGAGLYGCDAKEVLLSIRDAIVPRGSLSDDDKRWVSKRRATLLP
- a CDS encoding PIN domain-containing protein; amino-acid sequence: MNYLLDVNVLVAWGWADHADHKRVVRWIASTKSSTSDSLVTSSIPELGFVRVSLQRAAGRLTVEDAVKTLQSMIGSLGGSHAFLPDDQSSTMGFANWCAGASRTTDAHLLALAARHGAELATLDLGIPGAFVIPSV
- a CDS encoding plasmid mobilization protein → MTTLSFKVSEDEAREIRRQAKLAGVTVSEFLRRRAMGNEPGEVVEKIRCEFTGAEIFAPLAGAEPLTTEAVREMLADFP